A single window of Gemmatimonadota bacterium DNA harbors:
- a CDS encoding ABC transporter permease, which yields TDGKMELTRIENNTFGIAIGKTLAEKLGASIGSKIRLLTAPKDLTTAHMPPLRQYVITGIFETGFYEFDASLIYVSLAAAQRDLQWGDLATGIQVRLVNAFEADRVSVELRETLVATHADLFPTSWMYAQGNLYAWIWLQKWASFVVLSLIVIVAGFNIISILTMAVNERRREIGILKAMGAAPKSIARIFSREGLIIGASGVLFGNILGGSLCWIQKIYAPISLSGDIYFINALPVTINILDFAMTSALALLLCLVFARWPAKRAATLDPVEAIRYE from the coding sequence ACCGACGGCAAAATGGAATTGACGCGCATTGAAAACAACACCTTTGGAATCGCAATTGGCAAAACACTCGCCGAAAAACTGGGTGCCTCCATCGGATCAAAAATTCGCCTGCTGACCGCCCCCAAAGACCTCACCACAGCCCACATGCCTCCCCTTCGCCAATATGTAATAACCGGCATTTTTGAAACGGGATTTTACGAATTTGACGCCTCACTAATCTACGTATCCCTCGCAGCCGCACAACGGGACCTGCAATGGGGCGACCTGGCGACCGGTATTCAAGTGCGCCTCGTCAATGCATTTGAAGCCGACCGCGTCAGCGTTGAACTGCGAGAGACACTGGTAGCAACGCATGCCGATCTGTTTCCCACATCGTGGATGTATGCCCAGGGCAATCTGTACGCGTGGATCTGGTTGCAAAAATGGGCGAGCTTTGTCGTCTTGAGCTTAATCGTAATAGTCGCGGGATTCAACATCATCAGCATACTAACCATGGCCGTAAATGAGCGCAGACGCGAAATAGGAATCTTAAAAGCAATGGGGGCAGCACCCAAAAGCATCGCCCGAATTTTTTCCCGAGAAGGACTGATAATCGGCGCGAGCGGCGTGTTATTCGGCAACATATTGGGCGGAAGCCTGTGCTGGATACAAAAGATCTATGCACCCATATCGCTCTCCGGCGACATTTACTTCATCAACGCCCTCCCCGTAACCATAAACATACTGGACTTCGCGATGACCTCTGCACTCGCATTATTGCTATGCCTCGTATTTGCCCGCTGGCCCGCAAAACGAGCGGCAACACTGGACCCCGTAGAAGCGATCAGATATGAATAA